Proteins from a genomic interval of Chryseobacterium indologenes:
- a CDS encoding helix-turn-helix transcriptional regulator: protein MKCGLSEKRKGEFDDEINIDAYVWYEKDWTHDDYDHTHQRYQLTYVEEGYQYFHIENKIYLVPQNHLIWIPSGKKHHTQSEASTVNLMVILFKTVFDNDFYNKVHVFAAPPVLREMLQYASKWNKLLEENEEQGYFLTALLNSLPHFCTEKVGLQIPIPVDPRLLPVCSYINKNYMEQVSIDDLADLSLMSVRSLQRIFKRETGITIQKYMQLIRILKSIELIDTGEYTLSQIAFMIGYKSLSAFTNSYFGIMKEKAKIIGRS, encoded by the coding sequence ATGAAATGTGGATTATCAGAAAAAAGAAAAGGGGAGTTTGATGATGAAATTAATATTGATGCTTATGTCTGGTATGAGAAAGACTGGACCCATGATGACTATGATCATACTCATCAAAGATATCAGCTGACTTATGTTGAAGAGGGGTATCAGTATTTTCACATTGAGAATAAAATCTATCTGGTTCCACAAAATCACTTAATCTGGATCCCTTCAGGCAAAAAACATCATACTCAGTCGGAAGCCAGTACGGTTAATCTGATGGTGATTTTATTCAAAACGGTTTTCGACAATGATTTTTATAATAAAGTGCATGTTTTTGCAGCGCCTCCGGTTTTGAGAGAAATGTTACAATATGCCTCAAAGTGGAATAAATTATTGGAAGAAAATGAAGAACAGGGATATTTCCTGACCGCTTTATTGAATAGCCTTCCTCATTTCTGCACAGAGAAAGTAGGTTTACAAATCCCGATTCCGGTAGATCCAAGATTACTGCCTGTATGCAGTTATATTAATAAGAATTACATGGAACAGGTAAGTATAGATGACTTGGCTGATCTGTCCTTAATGTCTGTAAGAAGCCTTCAGCGTATATTTAAGCGGGAAACAGGGATTACGATCCAAAAATATATGCAGCTGATCCGTATTTTAAAAAGTATTGAACTTATTGATACAGGAGAATATACTTTAAGCCAGATCGCTTTTATGATTGGTT